In Nocardia sp. NBC_00403, one DNA window encodes the following:
- a CDS encoding sensor histidine kinase, producing the protein MSSLPATLGGRSIGTAADRPAVARLRRTRWQLTALITAITATSLIILGLVAATIDSRSRDHAIDNSLDRVVTGLYRAVNLPPGEDIIDLSQLENDALANGETAVMIVSSDGDGKWTESYAHLRTWLPADDGAAALADDAVFAGETVFRNGFDNMGRPVRIAATPISWEDSRIQAVVIAGTNPGLWDRDRALLIWGLVVGGATLVALSAIAGHLLSGRSMRQAMVMVEEQERFLGDAAHELRTPLTTLRLVTEPRERAPQENQRALTDARALGDRMERIVAGLLARARMQAGVTTMEKIQLLLDQLTESVVEEFPKANIVIQAHPTVVIGDPGLLSLAVRNLIENAIVHGAVNRSAPIEVHVADGRVSVRDHGAGINPQLSSNPFQRGVTAGRGSGIGLALVAWIADLHGGNASMEPAAGGGTIVSIALPPPSLGHA; encoded by the coding sequence GTGAGTTCGCTGCCCGCAACCCTCGGCGGCAGGTCCATCGGCACGGCCGCCGACCGACCCGCGGTGGCCAGGCTGCGCCGGACCCGCTGGCAGCTGACGGCGCTGATCACCGCGATCACCGCTACGTCGCTGATCATCCTCGGGCTGGTCGCGGCGACGATCGACTCGCGGTCGCGCGATCACGCCATCGACAATTCCCTCGACCGCGTGGTGACCGGGCTGTACCGAGCCGTCAACCTGCCGCCCGGCGAGGACATTATCGACCTGAGCCAGCTCGAGAACGACGCCCTCGCCAACGGCGAAACCGCGGTCATGATCGTCAGCTCCGACGGCGACGGCAAGTGGACAGAGAGCTATGCGCACCTGCGCACCTGGTTGCCCGCGGACGACGGTGCCGCCGCCCTGGCCGACGACGCCGTCTTCGCGGGGGAAACGGTGTTCCGCAACGGCTTCGACAATATGGGCCGACCCGTCCGTATCGCAGCGACGCCGATCTCGTGGGAGGACTCCCGAATCCAGGCGGTCGTCATCGCGGGCACGAATCCTGGCCTGTGGGACCGTGATCGAGCGCTGCTGATCTGGGGACTCGTCGTCGGCGGCGCCACGCTCGTCGCGCTCTCGGCCATCGCGGGACACCTGCTTTCGGGCCGCAGCATGCGTCAGGCCATGGTGATGGTCGAGGAGCAGGAGCGGTTCCTCGGCGATGCGGCCCACGAACTGCGCACCCCGCTGACCACGCTGCGGCTGGTCACCGAGCCACGCGAACGCGCGCCGCAGGAGAATCAGCGGGCGCTGACCGACGCGCGGGCCCTCGGGGACAGGATGGAGCGCATCGTCGCCGGTCTGCTCGCCAGGGCGCGCATGCAGGCAGGCGTCACCACGATGGAGAAGATACAGCTGCTGCTCGATCAGCTCACCGAATCGGTCGTCGAGGAGTTTCCGAAGGCGAATATCGTTATCCAGGCCCATCCGACGGTGGTGATCGGCGACCCAGGCCTCCTGAGCCTCGCGGTACGCAATCTGATCGAGAATGCGATCGTGCACGGCGCGGTGAACCGCAGCGCGCCGATCGAGGTGCACGTGGCAGACGGTCGCGTCAGCGTCCGCGATCATGGTGCAGGCATCAATCCGCAGCTGTCGAGCAATCCGTTCCAGCGCGGCGTGACCGCGGGACGCGGCAGCGGCATCGGCCTGGCGCTGGTGGCCTGGATCGCGGACCTGCACGGCGGCAACGCATCGATGGAACCGGCCGCCGGTGGCGGCACCATCGTCTCGATCGCTCTGCCGCCGCCGTCGCTCGGCCACGCCTGA
- a CDS encoding response regulator transcription factor, which yields MRVLVIEDDEGLGNEVAAGLRSAGFAVDLAHHLADADLKITVNTYDCLVVDRGLPDGDGLHLVAAQRAVGLRVPVLILTARDGLADRIAGFDNGADDYLVKPFALAELAARVRALCRRREQPAPARIVLGDIDIDLPRRRVQRAGILRSLTPKEFAVLELLATRAGSVVSRSELIECCWDEMAEPASNVVDVVVAQLRRKLGAPPVIETVRGTGFLIGSAPFAP from the coding sequence GTGCGGGTTTTGGTGATCGAGGACGATGAGGGTCTCGGCAATGAGGTGGCAGCGGGACTACGGTCGGCGGGCTTTGCGGTGGACCTCGCACACCACCTGGCCGACGCCGATCTCAAGATCACCGTCAACACCTACGATTGCCTCGTCGTCGACCGCGGGCTGCCCGACGGTGACGGCCTGCACCTCGTCGCCGCCCAGCGCGCCGTGGGCCTGCGCGTGCCGGTGCTGATACTGACCGCGCGCGACGGGCTCGCGGACCGGATCGCGGGCTTCGACAACGGCGCCGACGACTACCTCGTCAAGCCCTTCGCGCTGGCCGAACTCGCCGCGCGGGTGCGCGCCCTGTGTCGTCGGCGCGAGCAGCCCGCGCCCGCACGGATCGTGCTCGGCGACATCGACATCGATCTGCCGCGCCGCCGCGTGCAGCGCGCGGGCATCCTGCGCTCGCTGACCCCCAAGGAATTCGCCGTGCTCGAACTGCTCGCCACCCGCGCGGGCAGTGTTGTGTCCCGCTCCGAGCTCATCGAATGCTGTTGGGACGAAATGGCCGAACCCGCGTCCAACGTGGTCGACGTGGTGGTCGCGCAATTGCGCCGCAAGCTCGGGGCGCCACCGGTGATCGAGACCGTTCGCGGCACCGGCTTCCTGATCGGAAGTGCACCATTCGCACCGTGA
- a CDS encoding TetR/AcrR family transcriptional regulator: MTTERSTSEHRAARARTAEPDTTPKRRMSAADRRTQLLDVARDIVAADGFGAVSIDRVARESQVARALVYQQFTDLSGLMTALLERETTVALAGVSSVDWSGTDYDIDEVGRGVLAYLHAAPTSWQIILSPPDGGPPDLRERLELGRAYARAIGARHLSRFTGVTVDPDGATERIMLAALEELARLHLTDRDRYPDTMVLRYLRSLVAWAADAEAPDKTL; encoded by the coding sequence GTGACCACGGAGCGCTCCACATCCGAGCACCGCGCGGCCCGGGCACGCACCGCAGAGCCCGATACCACGCCGAAGCGCCGCATGTCCGCGGCCGACCGGCGCACGCAGTTGCTGGATGTGGCGCGCGACATCGTGGCCGCCGACGGATTCGGCGCGGTGAGTATCGATCGCGTGGCACGGGAGAGCCAGGTGGCCCGCGCTCTGGTGTATCAGCAGTTCACCGACCTGTCGGGCCTGATGACCGCGCTGCTGGAACGTGAGACGACCGTCGCGCTGGCCGGCGTCAGCAGCGTCGACTGGTCGGGCACCGACTACGACATCGACGAGGTCGGCCGCGGCGTGCTCGCCTATCTACACGCCGCACCGACCAGCTGGCAGATCATCCTGAGCCCGCCCGACGGCGGTCCGCCCGATCTGCGCGAACGGCTCGAGCTCGGCCGCGCCTATGCGCGCGCGATCGGTGCGCGTCACCTGTCGCGCTTCACCGGAGTCACCGTCGACCCGGACGGCGCGACCGAGCGGATCATGTTGGCGGCCTTGGAAGAACTGGCTCGGCTGCATCTGACCGACCGGGATCGGTACCCGGACACCATGGTGCTGCGTTATCTGCGCTCGCTGGTGGCATGGGCCGCGGACGCCGAAGCGCCTGACAAGACCCTCTGA
- the hpnE gene encoding hydroxysqualene dehydroxylase HpnE, with the protein MNDPRRYVVIGGGLAGLASAVWLAEAGKQVTLLERRGRLGGRTHAMRVDAVDDLPDNGQRVIASGYDHLFRYLTSIGTREFVAFPHHATLRWPDGRHATMATKGIGALRTLFGAHPDASLLDRLRAARATLRLGWQCLHQPADLADLTTEQWFQRIGMPATAREALWDWLALGVAAEPVQQESAKVFADVLATGIRLGIKHRQPATIGYPTTDLDTLFITGAEKVFQRHGVEVRRRAVARRIHIVDGVVTGVALADGTVVPADAVVCAVPNSNVGGLLDELPEHAEIYAAADKLGYTPIVSTNLYLDRPLDTTSQFEALIGGTGVIDEVFDRQRMTGRNADKAWLYCLTTSGAYQQIHKTNEAIVAEQMELLRRYYPAAADAKVIQGHVVRMPKATFSQVIGTHGLRPDQRTSVPTLVLAGDWTATDWSATMESAVQSAAKAVDQLLALPSVL; encoded by the coding sequence GTGAACGATCCGCGACGGTATGTGGTCATCGGAGGCGGGCTGGCCGGGCTCGCCTCCGCCGTCTGGCTGGCCGAGGCAGGCAAGCAGGTCACCCTGCTGGAGCGTCGAGGCAGGCTCGGCGGTCGAACCCACGCCATGAGGGTCGATGCGGTCGACGATCTCCCCGACAATGGCCAGCGTGTGATCGCCAGCGGCTACGACCACCTGTTCCGGTATCTGACCAGCATCGGAACCCGCGAGTTCGTCGCCTTCCCGCACCACGCCACGCTGCGCTGGCCCGATGGTCGCCACGCGACCATGGCGACGAAGGGCATCGGCGCACTGCGCACTCTGTTCGGCGCCCACCCCGACGCGAGCCTGCTCGACCGGCTGCGTGCGGCGCGCGCCACCCTGCGCCTCGGCTGGCAATGCCTACACCAGCCTGCCGATCTCGCCGATCTCACCACCGAGCAGTGGTTCCAACGGATCGGCATGCCCGCCACCGCGCGCGAGGCGCTGTGGGACTGGCTCGCACTCGGCGTCGCGGCCGAGCCCGTCCAGCAGGAATCGGCGAAAGTATTCGCCGACGTGCTGGCCACCGGAATCCGGCTCGGCATCAAACATCGGCAACCTGCCACCATCGGCTATCCGACCACCGACCTGGACACACTCTTCATCACCGGCGCCGAAAAGGTCTTCCAGCGGCACGGAGTCGAAGTCCGCCGCCGCGCGGTGGCCCGGCGAATCCACATCGTGGACGGCGTGGTGACCGGCGTTGCGCTGGCCGACGGCACCGTGGTGCCCGCCGACGCGGTGGTGTGCGCGGTCCCCAACTCCAACGTGGGCGGCCTACTGGACGAATTACCAGAGCACGCCGAGATCTACGCGGCCGCAGACAAACTCGGCTACACCCCGATCGTGAGCACCAATCTCTACCTGGACCGCCCGCTGGACACCACGTCGCAGTTCGAGGCGCTGATCGGCGGCACCGGCGTCATCGACGAGGTCTTCGATCGGCAGCGGATGACCGGCCGCAACGCCGACAAGGCCTGGCTGTACTGCCTGACCACAAGCGGCGCCTACCAGCAGATCCACAAGACCAACGAAGCAATCGTCGCCGAGCAGATGGAGCTGCTGCGCCGCTACTACCCCGCTGCCGCGGACGCGAAAGTGATTCAGGGCCATGTGGTTCGGATGCCCAAGGCCACCTTTTCCCAGGTGATCGGCACCCATGGGCTGCGGCCGGACCAGCGGACATCGGTGCCGACACTGGTGCTCGCAGGCGACTGGACGGCCACCGACTGGTCGGCCACTATGGAAAGCGCCGTCCAGAGCGCCGCGAAGGCTGTGGACCAGCTGCTTGCGCTACCGTCTGTGTTGTGA
- a CDS encoding MBL fold metallo-hydrolase, giving the protein MRIHHLNGGTMRPLGGRLVDGTGGLLRRAEMVCHCLLIELDSGLVLVETGIGEQSVRHPKEWLGSKFLLLTNPVLELEQTTAHQVEALGFRREDVRDIVLTHLDLDHAGGLADFPNARVHVYAEELRSLEGAHGPQERLRYKAPQFRHGPRWEAYSDLGESWFGFDAVRQLTGLPPEILLIPLSGHTRGHAGVAVDTGNGWLLSAGDSYFHPGTLDHVRPQQPIGVSIFERSVQTLPGPRIENQQRLRELVRDHGDEVTTFSAHNAAELRALQNVPA; this is encoded by the coding sequence ATGCGAATCCATCACCTCAACGGCGGCACCATGCGCCCACTCGGCGGCCGACTCGTCGACGGCACCGGCGGCCTGCTGCGCCGCGCCGAAATGGTCTGCCACTGCCTGCTGATCGAGCTCGATTCCGGGCTTGTCCTGGTCGAGACGGGAATCGGCGAACAGTCGGTGCGCCACCCCAAGGAATGGCTGGGCAGCAAGTTCCTACTCCTTACCAACCCGGTCCTCGAACTCGAGCAGACGACGGCACACCAGGTAGAGGCACTGGGCTTCCGCCGCGAGGATGTCCGCGACATCGTGCTCACCCACCTCGATCTCGATCATGCCGGCGGCCTCGCCGACTTCCCGAATGCGCGGGTGCACGTGTATGCCGAGGAACTGCGCTCCCTCGAAGGCGCTCATGGACCCCAGGAACGCCTCCGCTACAAGGCCCCGCAGTTCAGGCACGGCCCGCGCTGGGAAGCGTATTCCGACCTCGGGGAAAGCTGGTTCGGATTCGACGCGGTACGACAGTTGACCGGACTACCTCCGGAGATTCTGCTGATCCCGCTGTCCGGGCACACCAGAGGACATGCGGGCGTCGCGGTCGACACCGGCAACGGCTGGCTGCTCTCGGCGGGCGACTCGTATTTCCATCCCGGCACGCTGGACCACGTTCGTCCACAGCAGCCGATCGGCGTCTCGATCTTCGAACGCAGCGTGCAGACGCTGCCTGGTCCCCGCATCGAAAACCAGCAGCGCCTGCGCGAGTTGGTGCGCGACCACGGCGACGAGGTGACCACCTTCTCCGCGCACAACGCCGCCGAACTGCGCGCCCTCCAGAACGTGCCGGCCTGA
- a CDS encoding DNA-formamidopyrimidine glycosylase family protein: MPEGDTVFLTASRLRLALDGKTLTRSDFRVPRYATVDLRGQQIESIGSYGKHLFIRTPEVSVHTHLKMEGEWRTYCTGERWTRPRVTARLVLGTEDTEAVGFALGTVEVLRRVDEHTTIDHLGPDLLGANWDVAEVMRRLTEHPAQPIGLALLDQRNLAGIGNIYRSEICFLRRVHPATAVADVPDLLALVNEAHRVLTKAATEPPWRPLAYGRTRRPCQRCGTPIVVHLLGETGPGDRITQRERGIYFCPRCQPPPV, translated from the coding sequence ATGCCTGAAGGCGACACGGTTTTCCTGACCGCGAGCAGGCTGCGCCTCGCGCTCGACGGAAAGACGCTGACCCGCAGTGATTTCCGAGTGCCCCGCTACGCCACCGTCGATCTGCGCGGACAACAAATCGAGAGCATCGGCAGCTACGGCAAGCACCTGTTCATCAGGACACCGGAGGTCAGCGTCCACACCCACCTGAAAATGGAGGGCGAATGGCGCACCTACTGCACCGGGGAACGCTGGACCCGGCCGCGGGTGACCGCACGCCTGGTACTCGGCACCGAGGACACCGAGGCGGTCGGCTTCGCCCTGGGCACTGTCGAGGTGCTGCGCCGTGTGGACGAGCACACCACCATTGATCACCTCGGTCCCGATCTGCTCGGCGCGAACTGGGACGTCGCCGAGGTGATGCGGCGGCTGACCGAGCACCCCGCGCAACCGATCGGACTCGCGCTGCTCGACCAGCGGAACCTGGCGGGCATCGGCAATATCTACCGCAGCGAGATCTGCTTCCTGCGCCGGGTGCACCCGGCCACCGCCGTCGCCGATGTTCCCGATCTGCTGGCACTGGTCAACGAGGCGCATCGGGTGCTCACCAAGGCCGCCACCGAACCGCCGTGGCGCCCGCTGGCCTATGGCCGCACCCGCCGCCCCTGCCAACGCTGCGGCACCCCGATCGTGGTCCACCTGCTCGGCGAAACCGGGCCGGGCGACCGCATCACCCAACGAGAGCGCGGTATCTACTTCTGCCCGCGCTGCCAGCCGCCACCTGTCTGA
- a CDS encoding ATP-dependent helicase translates to MAQFSTATQEWFDGAFPAPTAAQLGAWKAIAAGEHTLVVAPTGSGKTLSAFLWAIDQLASRPKPEGKPAGRGTSVLYVSPLKALAVDVERNLRAPLVGVTQTAGRLGLDPPAITVGVRSGDTSAADRRSMQRTPPDILITTPESLFLMLTSAARETLSDVHTVIVDEVHAIAGGKRGAHLALSLARLDLITERPVQRIGLSATVRPPEEVGRFLVGNAPITIVSPPAPKTFDLSVRVPVADMTEPGDSDQPGSIWPHVDDAIVDLVLEHHSSIVFANSRRLAERLTARLNETYAARIGEPVETEHKPPALLGASTEVIHGAGQLLARAHHGSVSKEQRALIEDDLKSGRLRCVVATSSLELGIDMGAVDLVVQVEAPPSVASGLQRIGRAGHQVGEISRGVLFPKHRTDVIHCAVASQRMTAGQIEAIQIPAHPLDILAQQTVAACALESIDVDGWFETVRGTGSYAALPRSAYESVLDLLSGRYPSDEFAELRPRVVWDRDAGTLTGRPGAQRLAVTSGGAIPDRGMFAVYMVGEKASRVGELDEEMVYESRVGDVFALGATSWRIEEITFDRVLVTPAFGQPGRLPFWHGDGLGRPAELGAALGEFIRKAGQDSTAALAQRTTATADAPRKRPSRSKTGVAATAAGVADSSHNGAGAGFAQIVRGAGLDDNAATNLLALLEEQRTATGQLPTDRTLIVERFRDELGDWRLVLHSPYGQPVHAPWALAIGARLRERFGVDASPTSSDDGIVVRLPDTTDDPPGAELFVFEPDEIDEIVTEQVGGSALFASRFRECAARALLLPRRDPGKRAPLWQQRQRSAQLLDVARKFPDFPILLETVRECLRDVYDLPSLRDLLGRVARRQLQLVEVETATPSPFANALLFDYIGQFMYDGDSPLAERRAAALSLDSSLLAELLGRVELRELLDAAIIEQTERELQRLTPERRARDAEGLADLLRLLGPLTADEATARCVRAHDTDPDTDPDRASSSRADDARSDTDPAEWFAELVKARRALEVTFAGRTWWVAVEDAARLRDALGVPLPIGTPAAFIEPVADPLGDLVGRYARTHGPFGTEAVAARFGIGTAVAATALHRLVAEKRVVEGEFTPAASGSEWCDTQVLRRLRRRSLAAARHEVEPVATAAFGRFLPAWQHIGTGELRGVDGVASVVEQLAGVPIPASAWESLILPARVRDYSPAMLDELMAAGEVIWSGHGAITAKDGWIALHLADQAPFTLPPTDDIELSEVHLRLLTALGASIAPWTPIEATASVEPTVSADDTAAGHRAVADGSSPSLRLPPISQGGGAYFFRHLSDSTGLLDDAKVAAALWELVWAGVVAGDTFAPVRALLSGTARTTTAHRMPRRAPRGRVYLPRPSTPTRSGPPAVAGRWSLLPDRVSDNTVRAHATADMLLERYGVLTRGSVQNEGVPGGFALMYRVLTEFEDRGRCRRGYFIDSLGGAQFSTTDVVDRLRSFDTDRSHITKDRQHTGSALALAASDPANPYGAALPWPKGSAEGAGHRPGRKAGAIVVLIDGELTLYLERGGKTLLTFTEDPNARQTAATALAGLVRDRRVDSLVIDKVDGESVHGNTFAGFLAEAGFAQTPRGLRLRRQP, encoded by the coding sequence ATGGCTCAGTTCTCCACCGCGACCCAGGAGTGGTTCGACGGGGCCTTTCCCGCGCCGACCGCCGCTCAGCTGGGCGCATGGAAGGCCATCGCGGCAGGTGAGCACACGTTGGTGGTGGCGCCGACCGGGTCCGGAAAGACGTTGTCGGCGTTTCTGTGGGCGATCGATCAGCTCGCGAGCCGGCCGAAACCTGAAGGCAAGCCCGCTGGCCGCGGCACCTCGGTGCTCTATGTGTCACCGCTCAAAGCGCTGGCGGTCGATGTGGAACGCAACCTGCGCGCGCCGCTGGTCGGTGTCACGCAGACGGCTGGACGGCTCGGCCTCGATCCGCCTGCCATCACGGTCGGGGTCAGGTCGGGCGACACCAGCGCGGCAGACCGGCGGTCGATGCAGCGCACACCGCCGGACATCCTGATCACCACACCGGAATCCTTGTTCCTCATGCTGACTTCCGCGGCGCGCGAAACCCTCAGCGATGTCCACACGGTGATAGTGGACGAGGTGCACGCCATTGCGGGTGGGAAACGTGGCGCGCATCTGGCGTTGTCGCTGGCCCGGCTGGATCTGATAACCGAGCGCCCGGTGCAGCGGATCGGTCTCTCGGCGACCGTGCGGCCGCCCGAGGAGGTCGGACGATTCTTGGTCGGCAATGCGCCGATCACCATCGTGTCGCCGCCCGCGCCGAAGACCTTCGATCTGTCGGTGCGTGTACCGGTGGCGGACATGACCGAGCCGGGCGACTCCGATCAGCCGGGTTCCATCTGGCCACATGTGGACGATGCGATCGTGGACCTGGTGCTCGAGCACCACTCCTCCATCGTCTTCGCGAACTCCCGGCGCCTGGCCGAACGACTCACCGCGCGGCTCAACGAAACCTACGCGGCGCGCATCGGCGAGCCCGTCGAAACCGAGCACAAGCCGCCCGCGCTGCTCGGGGCGTCCACGGAAGTGATCCATGGCGCCGGGCAACTACTTGCGCGGGCGCACCACGGTTCGGTGAGCAAGGAGCAACGCGCGCTCATCGAGGACGACCTCAAGAGCGGCCGACTGCGCTGCGTGGTGGCCACCAGCAGTCTCGAGCTCGGCATCGACATGGGCGCAGTCGATCTGGTGGTGCAGGTGGAGGCGCCCCCCTCGGTGGCCAGCGGCTTGCAGCGGATCGGGCGCGCCGGACACCAGGTCGGGGAGATCTCCCGCGGCGTGCTGTTCCCGAAGCATCGCACCGACGTGATCCACTGCGCGGTCGCCTCGCAGCGCATGACCGCAGGACAGATCGAGGCGATCCAGATCCCAGCGCATCCGCTGGACATTCTGGCGCAGCAGACGGTCGCCGCGTGCGCGCTCGAATCGATCGACGTCGACGGGTGGTTCGAAACAGTGCGCGGTACCGGCAGTTACGCGGCGCTGCCGCGCTCGGCCTATGAGTCGGTTCTGGATCTGCTGTCCGGCCGCTACCCCTCCGACGAGTTCGCCGAGCTGCGACCGCGAGTGGTGTGGGATCGGGACGCGGGCACACTGACCGGGCGGCCGGGCGCGCAACGACTCGCGGTGACCTCTGGTGGCGCGATCCCCGACCGCGGCATGTTCGCGGTGTACATGGTCGGCGAAAAGGCCTCCCGGGTCGGCGAACTCGACGAGGAGATGGTGTACGAATCCCGCGTCGGCGATGTCTTCGCCCTCGGTGCGACCAGCTGGCGGATCGAGGAGATCACCTTCGACCGGGTATTGGTGACCCCCGCGTTCGGGCAGCCGGGCCGCCTGCCGTTCTGGCACGGCGACGGACTCGGCCGCCCTGCGGAACTCGGCGCGGCATTGGGCGAATTCATCCGCAAAGCCGGACAAGACTCCACCGCGGCCCTTGCACAGCGCACCACCGCTACTGCCGACGCGCCTCGGAAGCGACCGTCGCGCAGTAAGACCGGTGTCGCGGCGACGGCGGCGGGTGTGGCCGATTCGTCGCACAATGGCGCAGGCGCAGGCTTCGCGCAGATCGTGCGGGGCGCGGGCCTCGACGACAACGCGGCGACCAACCTGCTCGCCCTGCTCGAGGAGCAGCGCACCGCCACCGGTCAACTGCCCACCGATCGAACGTTGATCGTGGAACGCTTCCGCGACGAGCTCGGGGACTGGCGGCTGGTGCTGCACTCGCCCTATGGGCAGCCGGTGCACGCACCATGGGCATTGGCCATCGGCGCGAGGCTGCGCGAGCGATTCGGTGTCGACGCCAGCCCGACCTCCTCCGACGACGGCATCGTGGTGCGGCTGCCCGACACCACCGATGATCCGCCCGGCGCAGAGCTTTTCGTGTTCGAGCCCGACGAGATCGATGAGATCGTCACCGAGCAGGTCGGCGGTTCCGCGCTGTTCGCCTCCCGCTTCCGGGAGTGCGCCGCGCGGGCGCTGCTGCTGCCACGGCGCGATCCCGGCAAGCGGGCCCCGCTGTGGCAGCAGCGTCAGCGCTCGGCGCAGCTGCTGGATGTGGCGCGCAAGTTCCCCGACTTCCCGATCCTGTTGGAGACGGTGCGTGAATGCCTGCGTGACGTCTACGATCTGCCGTCACTGCGCGATCTGCTCGGCCGGGTGGCGCGCCGCCAACTGCAGCTGGTGGAGGTGGAGACCGCGACGCCGTCGCCGTTTGCCAACGCCCTCTTGTTCGACTACATCGGGCAGTTCATGTACGACGGCGACAGCCCGCTCGCCGAGCGCCGCGCCGCGGCACTGTCCTTGGACTCCAGCCTGCTCGCGGAACTGCTCGGCCGGGTAGAGCTGCGCGAACTATTGGACGCGGCGATCATCGAGCAGACCGAGCGGGAACTGCAACGGCTGACCCCGGAACGCCGAGCCCGCGATGCCGAAGGTTTGGCCGACCTGTTGCGCCTGCTCGGGCCGCTCACCGCCGACGAGGCGACCGCGCGGTGCGTCCGCGCACACGACACCGATCCGGATACCGATCCGGACCGAGCGAGCAGCTCTCGCGCCGATGACGCCCGATCGGATACCGACCCCGCCGAATGGTTCGCCGAACTGGTGAAAGCGCGTCGGGCGCTGGAGGTTACCTTCGCGGGCCGCACCTGGTGGGTGGCGGTGGAGGACGCCGCTCGGCTGCGCGACGCGCTCGGGGTGCCACTGCCGATCGGCACGCCCGCGGCCTTCATCGAACCGGTCGCCGACCCGCTCGGCGATCTGGTCGGGCGCTACGCACGCACCCACGGGCCGTTCGGCACCGAGGCGGTGGCCGCCCGATTCGGCATCGGCACCGCCGTCGCCGCCACCGCCCTGCATCGCCTCGTTGCCGAAAAGCGTGTGGTGGAAGGTGAATTCACCCCGGCGGCCAGCGGCTCGGAATGGTGCGACACCCAGGTCCTTCGCCGCTTGCGTCGCCGCTCACTGGCCGCAGCACGGCACGAGGTCGAGCCGGTCGCCACCGCGGCCTTCGGACGTTTCCTACCGGCCTGGCAGCACATCGGCACCGGCGAACTGCGCGGTGTGGACGGCGTCGCCAGCGTGGTGGAACAACTGGCGGGCGTGCCGATCCCCGCCTCGGCCTGGGAATCGCTGATCCTGCCCGCCCGGGTCCGCGACTACTCCCCCGCCATGCTCGACGAACTGATGGCCGCCGGCGAAGTGATCTGGTCCGGTCACGGCGCCATCACCGCCAAGGACGGCTGGATCGCCCTGCACCTGGCCGACCAAGCACCCTTCACACTGCCGCCCACCGACGACATCGAGCTGTCCGAGGTGCACCTGCGCCTGCTCACCGCACTCGGCGCATCGATCGCACCGTGGACGCCGATCGAGGCCACAGCATCGGTCGAACCAACGGTATCGGCCGATGACACGGCCGCCGGACATCGTGCAGTGGCCGACGGCAGCTCGCCGTCACTGCGACTGCCGCCGATATCGCAGGGCGGCGGCGCGTATTTCTTCCGCCACCTCTCCGACTCGACCGGGCTGCTGGATGACGCGAAAGTGGCTGCCGCACTGTGGGAGCTGGTGTGGGCCGGCGTCGTCGCGGGTGACACTTTCGCGCCGGTCCGCGCACTACTGTCCGGCACCGCACGCACGACTACCGCGCACCGTATGCCACGCCGCGCGCCACGGGGCCGCGTCTACCTGCCACGACCGAGCACGCCGACGCGGTCCGGGCCACCCGCGGTCGCGGGCCGGTGGTCGCTGCTGCCGGATCGAGTGTCGGACAACACCGTTCGCGCGCATGCGACGGCGGACATGTTGTTGGAGCGTTACGGCGTGCTGACCCGTGGTTCGGTCCAGAACGAAGGTGTGCCCGGCGGATTCGCGCTCATGTATCGGGTGCTCACCGAGTTCGAGGACCGTGGACGTTGTCGCCGCGGCTATTTCATCGATTCGCTGGGCGGCGCGCAGTTCTCCACCACCGATGTCGTCGACCGGCTGCGCTCGTTCGATACCGACCGTTCGCACATCACCAAGGACCGGCAGCACACCGGCTCCGCGCTCGCGCTGGCGGCCAGCGATCCGGCCAATCCGTACGGCGCAGCTTTGCCATGGCCCAAGGGATCAGCCGAAGGCGCGGGCCACCGGCCCGGCCGGAAGGCGGGCGCGATCGTCGTACTGATCGATGGCGAGCTGACCCTCTACCTGGAACGCGGCGGCAAGACGCTGCTCACGTTCACCGAGGATCCGAACGCGCGCCAGACCGCCGCCACCGCGCTGGCCGGTCTGGTCCGCGACCGCCGCGTCGACTCGCTGGTGATCGACAAGGTCGACGGAGAATCCGTGCACGGCAACACCTTCGCCGGCTTTCTCGCCGAGGCAGGCTTCGCACAAACACCACGCGGTCTCCGCCTGCGGAGGCAACCATGA